In one window of Candidatus Scalindua sp. DNA:
- the rfbC gene encoding dTDP-4-dehydrorhamnose 3,5-epimerase, with protein sequence MSLKIEKTTLPGVLLIDPVIFRDSRGFFMETFHKGKYEEVGIDQDFVQDNYSRSCQGTLRGLHYQLQHPQAKLIYVIRGEIFDVAVDIRYGSPTFGKWAGFSLSSENRRQVFIPEGFAHGFCVVSETADVLYKCTDVYHPDDEYGIFWSDQKMGIGWPVTEPTVSDKDKQYPRLREVPAAHLPVFTS encoded by the coding sequence ATGTCTCTGAAGATTGAGAAAACGACCCTTCCCGGTGTTTTACTGATTGATCCTGTGATTTTCAGGGACTCTCGCGGTTTTTTTATGGAGACTTTTCATAAAGGCAAATATGAGGAGGTGGGAATAGACCAGGACTTTGTTCAGGATAACTATTCCCGTTCCTGTCAGGGAACCCTTCGGGGTCTCCACTATCAGCTTCAGCATCCACAAGCTAAACTGATTTATGTTATTAGGGGTGAGATATTTGATGTTGCTGTTGATATAAGGTACGGCTCTCCAACCTTTGGAAAATGGGCAGGTTTCAGTCTCTCGTCCGAAAACAGAAGACAGGTATTCATACCGGAAGGGTTTGCCCACGGGTTCTGCGTAGTGAGTGAAACTGCGGATGTTTTGTATAAATGTACCGATGTTTACCATCCTGATGATGAGTATGGGATTTTCTGGTCAGACCAGAAAATGGGTATAGGTTGGCCGGTTACAGAACCAACCGTTTCGGACAAGGACAAACAGTATCCGCGATTAAGAGAGGTCCCCGCTGCCCATCTGCCTGTTTTCACTTCTTAA
- the prfB gene encoding peptide chain release factor 2 (programmed frameshift), whose translation MNNDIEKQLNPLRSRLIHLRDSLDLDTKEHELKTLEKRLASADIWDDKEEAQSTIQRLKSLKEFTLPFQGLQKSFDDLLDLAELAEDENDEEIENEILSDIEKFSQGLGKLELRMMLSGKNDHKNAYLNIHAGAGGTESCDWASMLLRMYSRWAENNNYTVSLIDMLPGEEAGIKRVTVLVKGSFAFGYLKSEIGVHRLVRISPFDSNSRRHTSFAAVDVIPELDTDIEIEISEKDLKIDTYRSSGAGGQHVNKTDSAVRITHLPSGIIVQCQNERSQHKNRSMALKMLKSKMYQLKEQDQEKEIADAHDEKGDIAWGHQIRSYVLQPYAMIKDLRTGMETAKTQSFLDGEIDDFITSYLKWKIGK comes from the exons ATGAATAATGACATTGAAAAACAGTTGAATCCATTGAGAAGTCGCCTGATACATTTAAGGGACTCTCTT GACTTAGATACAAAAGAACACGAATTGAAAACCCTCGAAAAAAGGTTGGCAAGCGCTGATATCTGGGACGATAAAGAGGAGGCTCAATCTACAATACAGAGGCTCAAGAGTCTGAAAGAATTTACTCTCCCTTTTCAAGGGTTACAGAAATCTTTTGACGACTTGTTAGACCTGGCAGAGCTCGCGGAAGACGAAAATGACGAAGAGATCGAAAATGAGATTTTAAGTGATATCGAGAAATTTTCACAAGGATTGGGAAAACTTGAGCTTCGTATGATGCTCAGTGGAAAGAATGACCACAAGAACGCGTACCTCAATATACATGCAGGTGCTGGCGGTACGGAATCCTGCGATTGGGCATCTATGTTATTACGAATGTATAGTAGATGGGCGGAAAACAATAACTACACCGTAAGCCTCATAGATATGTTACCAGGTGAAGAAGCGGGAATTAAGAGAGTTACCGTCCTCGTCAAGGGATCCTTTGCTTTCGGGTATTTAAAGTCTGAAATTGGAGTTCATCGCCTGGTACGGATCTCGCCATTTGATTCTAACAGCCGCAGACACACCTCCTTTGCAGCCGTTGACGTAATTCCAGAGCTTGATACTGACATTGAAATAGAGATCAGTGAAAAAGACCTGAAAATAGATACATACCGTTCGTCAGGCGCCGGAGGTCAGCATGTAAATAAAACCGATTCAGCTGTGAGAATCACGCATCTACCGTCTGGCATCATTGTGCAATGTCAGAACGAAAGATCACAGCATAAAAACAGAAGTATGGCCTTAAAGATGTTAAAATCAAAAATGTACCAGTTAAAGGAACAGGATCAGGAAAAGGAAATTGCCGATGCGCATGATGAAAAGGGAGATATTGCATGGGGCCATCAGATTCGTTCGTATGTCCTCCAACCTTATGCAATGATCAAGGATTTGCGGACAGGAATGGAGACAGCTAAGACTCAATCGTTCCTTGATGGTGAGATAGATGATTTTATTACCTCGTATCTAAAATGGAAAATCGGCAAATAG
- the rsmD gene encoding 16S rRNA (guanine(966)-N(2))-methyltransferase RsmD, whose protein sequence is MRIISGKAKGVRLCVLRNEATSPILDSVKESLFNILGDLVKESMVLDLFSGTGTSGLEALSRGAKRCLFVDNSALSIKVIHKNLSNTKLSEGGGVLKKNVLFLLPFLKSGRTRFDLVFVTPPYRLLHRECKERVEIFAFLDGCVSEGILSEKGIVMLQHHKGQLVTNEDFTRLHVEDQRVYGNTGLTFLRKNITEE, encoded by the coding sequence ATGCGTATTATTTCAGGCAAGGCGAAGGGTGTTCGGTTGTGTGTGCTGCGTAACGAGGCGACGAGTCCGATACTGGACAGCGTGAAGGAGTCTTTGTTCAATATTCTGGGGGACCTGGTTAAGGAGAGCATGGTTCTTGATCTGTTTTCTGGTACCGGAACCTCCGGGTTAGAGGCCCTGAGCCGAGGTGCGAAGCGATGCCTGTTTGTCGATAACAGCGCCCTTTCCATCAAGGTGATACATAAGAATCTCAGCAATACCAAACTTTCTGAAGGCGGAGGAGTTCTTAAAAAAAATGTCTTATTTTTGTTACCATTCTTGAAAAGCGGCCGGACAAGATTTGATCTGGTATTTGTAACGCCACCTTACAGATTATTACACAGGGAGTGTAAGGAGAGAGTGGAAATTTTTGCTTTTCTTGATGGATGTGTTTCTGAAGGAATCTTAAGCGAAAAGGGGATTGTGATGCTTCAGCATCACAAAGGACAACTGGTGACAAATGAAGATTTTACCCGCTTGCATGTTGAGGACCAGAGAGTTTATGGCAATACCGGGCTTACGTTTCTCAGAAAAAATATTACGGAAGAGTGA
- a CDS encoding NAD(P)H-dependent glycerol-3-phosphate dehydrogenase: MIKKKEYRKISVLGTGGWGTALAILLHEKGHHVTLWGATPDYVDFLKQKRENRKYLKGITIPTDLTITSKIEDAQDDVNFIVVAIPTPYVRSVIEKGKDSYAPGTCLVSVMKGIENDTLMRSSEILTDVLGKQPIALLFGPSHAEEVAKKLPTTVVVASEDVELAREIQKIFTTNRFRIYTNPDVIGVELGGSLKNVIAIAAGICEGLGFGDNSKAALLTRGLSEIIRLGVAMGGQRDTFSGLTGLGDLITSCVSPFGRNRFVGEQIAKGKKLSQLLKEMNQVAEGVRTTKSVCKLAEKFNVEMPITSEIYKVLFEDKDPMEAVNELMVRELKSEIEFLP; encoded by the coding sequence ATGATCAAGAAAAAAGAGTACAGAAAAATTTCGGTCCTGGGTACCGGAGGATGGGGAACAGCGCTTGCGATCTTGCTTCACGAGAAGGGCCACCATGTGACTCTCTGGGGGGCAACTCCTGATTATGTTGATTTTCTTAAACAAAAGCGGGAAAACAGAAAATATCTTAAAGGTATTACAATCCCCACCGACTTAACCATAACTTCAAAAATTGAAGATGCCCAGGACGACGTAAATTTTATCGTGGTTGCAATACCAACACCCTACGTGAGAAGCGTTATTGAAAAAGGGAAAGATTCCTATGCTCCCGGAACATGCCTTGTCAGTGTTATGAAAGGAATAGAAAATGACACACTCATGCGCAGCAGTGAAATCCTTACTGATGTCCTCGGGAAACAACCCATCGCCCTGCTCTTCGGACCAAGCCACGCAGAAGAGGTCGCAAAGAAACTTCCAACTACCGTTGTGGTTGCATCTGAAGATGTTGAATTGGCAAGAGAAATACAAAAGATCTTTACGACAAACCGTTTCCGCATTTATACAAATCCAGACGTAATTGGTGTAGAATTGGGAGGTTCTCTGAAGAACGTTATTGCGATTGCTGCAGGGATATGTGAAGGCCTCGGCTTTGGAGATAACTCCAAGGCCGCCTTGTTAACACGGGGATTATCGGAAATCATACGTCTGGGCGTAGCAATGGGAGGCCAGAGGGACACCTTTTCAGGGCTTACAGGGCTGGGAGACCTGATAACTTCCTGCGTAAGTCCGTTCGGAAGAAACCGCTTTGTAGGTGAACAGATCGCAAAAGGTAAAAAATTATCGCAACTATTAAAAGAAATGAATCAAGTCGCTGAAGGAGTACGGACAACAAAGTCTGTCTGCAAACTGGCAGAAAAGTTTAACGTTGAAATGCCGATTACCAGCGAAATCTATAAGGTGCTCTTCGAAGATAAAGACCCAATGGAGGCGGTAAATGAACTTATGGTTCGAGAACTAAAATCAGAAATAGAGTTTTTACCATAA
- a CDS encoding serine hydroxymethyltransferase has translation MNMLKQTDPEVYQAIQNETKRQQNFIELIASENYCSSAVLEAQGSVMTNKYAEGYPDKRWYAGCGNVDDVEKLAIERALDIFGAEHANVQPHSGSSANMAVFFAALSPGHKILAMDLSHGGHLTHGFEKNFSGQFYKKVTYGVRKDTGRIDYDEVRELAKKNSPDLIIAGASAYPRELDFAKFREIADEVGSLLLADIAHIAGLIVGGVHPDPVPYADFVTTSTHKTLRGPRAGLILCKAKYASKIDQLVFPGIQGGPLMHVIAAKAVAFKEAQTEAFKEYQRQILKNAKTLSNALKDKGYTIVSGGTDNHLFLVDLTSKNVTGIQAQKFLEKAGISLNRNMIPFDKGSAFRPGGIRIGTPSVTTRGMKEPEMTQIAEWIDLAINNPDDQNLAAIKGKAAELCSAFPLYKDF, from the coding sequence ATGAACATGTTAAAGCAGACGGATCCCGAAGTATATCAAGCAATCCAGAACGAGACAAAAAGACAACAAAACTTCATTGAACTGATTGCCTCTGAAAACTATTGCAGCAGCGCCGTATTGGAAGCTCAAGGCTCGGTCATGACAAACAAATATGCGGAAGGTTACCCTGATAAGCGGTGGTACGCAGGATGCGGAAATGTCGACGATGTTGAAAAGCTTGCAATAGAACGGGCTTTAGACATCTTTGGAGCTGAACACGCCAACGTACAACCACACTCAGGGTCCTCGGCAAATATGGCAGTTTTCTTTGCTGCGCTCTCTCCAGGCCACAAGATACTCGCCATGGATCTTTCACACGGCGGACACCTCACCCATGGTTTCGAAAAAAACTTTTCAGGGCAATTTTATAAAAAAGTCACCTACGGTGTAAGAAAAGATACCGGAAGAATCGATTATGATGAAGTGAGGGAGCTTGCAAAAAAAAACTCTCCAGATCTCATCATTGCCGGTGCCAGTGCCTACCCGAGAGAACTCGACTTTGCCAAATTCAGAGAGATTGCTGATGAAGTTGGTTCACTTCTTTTAGCAGATATTGCCCACATTGCAGGCCTGATTGTAGGAGGCGTACATCCAGACCCTGTTCCCTACGCAGATTTTGTAACAACGTCAACCCATAAAACTCTCAGAGGACCGAGAGCCGGCCTGATATTATGCAAGGCAAAGTATGCATCCAAGATTGACCAGCTGGTTTTTCCCGGGATCCAGGGAGGACCATTAATGCACGTGATAGCGGCAAAGGCCGTAGCATTTAAGGAGGCACAAACCGAAGCGTTTAAAGAATATCAGAGACAAATTTTAAAGAATGCGAAAACACTGTCAAATGCCTTAAAGGATAAGGGCTACACCATCGTATCCGGTGGAACGGATAACCATCTCTTCCTCGTTGACCTTACGAGCAAAAATGTTACGGGGATACAGGCTCAAAAGTTTTTGGAAAAGGCAGGTATCAGTCTCAACCGGAACATGATACCTTTTGATAAGGGATCAGCATTCAGACCAGGGGGTATACGGATAGGTACTCCATCAGTAACAACCCGGGGTATGAAAGAGCCGGAGATGACCCAAATTGCAGAATGGATCGACCTTGCAATCAATAACCCCGATGACCAGAACTTGGCGGCAATTAAAGGTAAGGCAGCCGAATTATGTTCAGCTTTTCCCCTTTATAAGGATTTTTAA
- the rfbA gene encoding glucose-1-phosphate thymidylyltransferase RfbA yields the protein MKGIILAGGSGTRLTPITKVVSKQLLPVYDKPMIYYPLSVLMLGGIREILVISTPHDIERFQGLLGDGSQWGLSFSYAEQPHPKGLAEAFIIGKTFIGSDPVALILGDNIFYGHGLQGILKEAVSLTKGGLIFGYMVSDPERYGVVEFDQNGYVLGIEEKPKTPKSKYAVPGLYFYDNTVVSIAEGLKPSGRGELEITDINLAYLMRRELRVELMGRGFAWLDTGTHDSLQQAAIYVQTIQERQGLKISCVEEIAFHLGYIDKQQLAELASAMLQNEYGKYLMEMLKEGEGRNRCL from the coding sequence ATGAAAGGAATAATATTAGCGGGAGGGTCGGGAACCAGGCTTACGCCCATTACAAAGGTTGTGAGTAAACAGCTTCTCCCGGTATATGATAAACCGATGATCTACTATCCTCTGTCGGTCTTGATGTTAGGCGGGATTCGGGAGATACTGGTCATTTCTACCCCTCATGATATTGAGAGATTTCAGGGCCTCCTGGGAGATGGATCTCAATGGGGCCTCTCATTCTCCTATGCAGAACAACCGCATCCGAAAGGCCTGGCGGAGGCCTTTATCATAGGAAAGACCTTTATCGGCAGCGATCCCGTTGCCCTCATCTTAGGCGACAACATATTTTACGGTCACGGACTTCAGGGAATTTTAAAGGAAGCTGTCAGTCTTACAAAAGGCGGTTTAATATTTGGATACATGGTGAGTGATCCTGAGCGGTATGGTGTGGTAGAGTTTGATCAAAATGGATATGTTCTCGGGATAGAGGAGAAACCAAAGACGCCGAAATCAAAATATGCGGTTCCCGGCCTCTATTTTTATGATAATACGGTTGTTTCTATTGCAGAGGGGCTTAAGCCTTCGGGTCGGGGAGAGCTGGAGATTACAGATATTAATCTGGCGTACCTGATGAGAAGGGAGCTGCGGGTGGAGCTCATGGGTCGTGGGTTTGCATGGCTCGATACCGGTACCCACGATTCGCTACAACAGGCAGCTATTTATGTTCAGACCATACAAGAACGACAGGGGCTGAAGATCTCGTGTGTTGAGGAAATTGCCTTTCATCTTGGCTATATAGACAAACAACAGCTGGCGGAGCTGGCATCTGCCATGTTGCAAAACGAGTATGGCAAATATCTCATGGAGATGCTGAAAGAAGGGGAGGGGAGGAACAGATGTCTCTGA
- a CDS encoding glycosyltransferase, producing the protein MNKRTEGVDIIAGIPSLNEADNIAFVTQQLASGLSTYFPDLSAMIINVDNNSMDGTREAFLNVDTGKVVKKYISTDTTVVGKDNNMRNLFLEVVQQRAKAAIVVDADLKSITPEWVKILVSPILEGNDYITPLYSRNEYDGTITNHITYPLIYSLFKANIRQPIGGDFSFSPLMATKWLDMEWEESTRQYGIDIFMTTSALLNGFKVGQVVLGSKVHKPSAPKLGPMFSQVVSTLFSNISKFQETWINGKARKDCQVFGQVCYKEPQGLSIDYKELKKKGIDGFLKEEKMLTSILPLPHYTIVKKMHATGRWNISSQLWTKILYDFIHAYEISEDRDAVIEALKPVYFARAASFYRQTLDMTHQESEAKIVSQARQFHKGKGYLVNRFQLK; encoded by the coding sequence ATGAATAAGAGAACAGAGGGTGTGGACATTATTGCAGGCATACCATCTTTGAATGAAGCGGATAATATAGCATTTGTGACTCAGCAGCTGGCTTCAGGATTAAGTACGTACTTTCCTGACCTTTCTGCGATGATCATCAACGTAGACAATAATTCCATGGATGGTACCCGGGAGGCGTTTCTGAACGTTGATACCGGCAAAGTTGTGAAGAAATATATCAGTACCGATACAACCGTGGTTGGTAAGGACAATAATATGAGAAATCTTTTCCTCGAAGTTGTACAGCAGAGGGCAAAGGCCGCAATTGTTGTAGATGCAGACCTGAAAAGTATTACACCGGAATGGGTCAAGATCCTTGTTTCACCGATACTGGAGGGAAATGACTATATAACCCCTTTATATTCAAGAAATGAGTATGACGGAACGATTACAAATCACATAACCTATCCTCTCATATACTCTCTTTTCAAGGCAAATATCCGACAGCCCATAGGCGGAGATTTCTCTTTCTCTCCACTTATGGCAACAAAATGGTTGGATATGGAATGGGAAGAGAGCACCAGACAGTATGGTATAGACATCTTCATGACTACTTCCGCACTCTTAAATGGATTTAAGGTTGGCCAGGTTGTGCTGGGCTCCAAGGTGCACAAACCCAGTGCTCCAAAGCTCGGGCCAATGTTTAGCCAGGTGGTATCTACCCTTTTTTCAAATATCTCAAAGTTTCAGGAAACATGGATCAACGGGAAGGCTCGTAAGGATTGTCAGGTATTTGGTCAAGTATGCTATAAAGAGCCTCAGGGACTCTCCATTGATTATAAGGAGTTAAAGAAAAAAGGTATTGATGGTTTTTTAAAAGAGGAAAAGATGCTCACTTCTATCCTCCCTTTACCCCATTATACTATAGTTAAAAAGATGCATGCTACAGGGAGATGGAATATCAGTTCGCAGTTGTGGACAAAGATACTCTATGATTTTATCCATGCGTATGAAATATCTGAAGACAGGGATGCGGTAATAGAGGCTTTGAAACCCGTTTATTTTGCAAGAGCGGCATCTTTTTATCGGCAGACTCTGGATATGACCCATCAGGAGTCAGAAGCAAAGATCGTGAGCCAGGCCAGGCAGTTTCATAAAGGGAAAGGCTATCTCGTTAATCGATTTCAATTGAAGTGA
- the ispE gene encoding 4-(cytidine 5'-diphospho)-2-C-methyl-D-erythritol kinase, whose amino-acid sequence MAMMEINQTGDEIQIRAPAKINLFLEVVRKREDGYHELETVMQEIDLVDNLIFKEIEKGVKLECDDKSIPYGEENLVSKAANLVIRECGIKKGVNIILKKNIPVGAGLGGGSSDAASALKALNLLWKAGLTEKELMAFAAKLGSDVAFFIQGRTSLCKGRGEKVSPVKVKNKLNYLVIFPYIRIDTITIYKNLKIALTKNRKDVSFFLDIIEQGDAESVGRVLFNRLEESVFSLYPNLLQLKRFLKKFDFCGLLVSGSGSSIVGLCRSREQAEINRDKIASIGKGKVFVVTNDVSP is encoded by the coding sequence ATGGCAATGATGGAAATCAACCAAACGGGTGATGAGATACAGATACGTGCACCGGCAAAAATAAATCTGTTTCTTGAGGTAGTCAGAAAGAGAGAAGATGGCTATCATGAACTTGAAACGGTAATGCAGGAGATCGACCTTGTCGACAATCTCATATTTAAGGAGATTGAAAAAGGGGTAAAACTTGAGTGCGATGATAAGAGTATTCCCTATGGTGAGGAGAATCTCGTAAGTAAGGCTGCAAACCTTGTTATCCGGGAGTGTGGTATAAAAAAAGGGGTAAACATAATCCTTAAAAAAAATATCCCGGTAGGAGCTGGTTTAGGTGGAGGAAGCAGTGATGCCGCTTCTGCCCTTAAAGCCTTGAATCTGCTCTGGAAAGCGGGACTCACCGAGAAAGAGCTTATGGCTTTTGCTGCAAAGCTGGGCTCAGATGTTGCTTTTTTTATTCAAGGCAGGACTTCCTTGTGTAAAGGAAGGGGAGAGAAGGTGTCTCCGGTAAAAGTGAAGAACAAATTGAACTATCTTGTCATTTTTCCGTACATAAGAATTGACACGATTACTATCTACAAAAACCTGAAAATTGCCTTGACAAAAAATAGAAAAGATGTTAGCTTTTTTCTCGATATCATAGAGCAGGGAGATGCTGAGAGCGTTGGCAGAGTGCTCTTTAACCGGCTTGAAGAATCCGTTTTTTCATTATACCCGAACCTGCTGCAGTTAAAAAGATTTTTAAAAAAATTTGATTTTTGTGGGTTGCTGGTTTCAGGAAGCGGGTCTTCTATTGTTGGTTTATGCAGAAGCAGAGAGCAGGCAGAGATTAATAGGGATAAGATTGCCTCGATTGGTAAGGGAAAGGTGTTTGTGGTTACTAATGATGTGTCGCCATAG
- a CDS encoding class II fructose-1,6-bisphosphate aldolase: protein MTVNYKDLGLVNTKKMFKKAFEGKFAIPAYNFNNMEQLQAIVMACAESDSPFILQVSSGARKYANQFLLTHMAKGAGEMLKDLNPHLKFALHLDHGDTFELCKSCVDSGFSSVMIDGSHHPFDKNITLTKQVVEYAHKYDVTVEGELGVLAGIEDDVVAEKSTYTQPDEVEEFVQKSGVDSLAISIGTSHGANKFKPEQCTKNEEGVLIPPPLKFDILEEIEKRIPGFPIVLHGASSVVPKYVNLINSHGGKVRNAVGIPEEQLRKAARSAVCKINIDSDGRLAMTAIIRKVFAENPAEFDPRKYLGPARDELRKMIMEKNMNVLGSAGKGREIFS from the coding sequence ATGACAGTAAATTATAAAGATTTAGGACTGGTTAACACAAAAAAGATGTTCAAAAAAGCCTTTGAGGGCAAGTTTGCTATCCCTGCATATAATTTCAATAACATGGAGCAGCTTCAGGCAATCGTAATGGCCTGCGCTGAATCTGATTCTCCCTTTATCCTTCAGGTATCAAGCGGAGCACGTAAATACGCGAACCAGTTCCTTCTCACCCATATGGCGAAAGGTGCAGGCGAAATGTTAAAAGATTTGAACCCTCACTTGAAATTTGCCCTGCACCTCGACCATGGCGACACCTTTGAACTCTGCAAATCCTGCGTAGATTCCGGTTTCTCTTCTGTAATGATTGACGGGTCTCACCACCCGTTTGATAAGAACATTACGCTTACAAAGCAGGTTGTCGAATACGCTCACAAATATGATGTAACCGTGGAAGGCGAACTTGGAGTCCTTGCCGGCATCGAAGATGATGTAGTCGCTGAAAAATCAACCTACACACAACCCGATGAAGTGGAAGAATTCGTACAGAAATCTGGAGTCGATTCACTTGCAATCTCTATAGGAACCTCCCATGGCGCCAACAAATTTAAACCCGAACAATGCACAAAAAATGAAGAGGGTGTGCTTATTCCTCCTCCATTAAAATTTGATATTCTTGAAGAGATCGAAAAGAGAATTCCCGGCTTCCCTATCGTACTCCACGGAGCTTCATCTGTTGTCCCGAAGTATGTGAATTTAATTAACAGCCATGGCGGAAAAGTCCGGAACGCTGTTGGTATACCGGAAGAACAACTTCGAAAAGCGGCAAGATCTGCAGTTTGTAAGATTAACATCGATTCAGACGGAAGACTTGCAATGACGGCTATCATCCGTAAGGTTTTTGCTGAGAATCCGGCTGAATTCGATCCACGGAAGTATCTCGGACCGGCAAGGGATGAGCTCAGGAAAATGATCATGGAGAAAAACATGAATGTACTTGGCTCTGCAGGGAAGGGCAGGG